The Rubripirellula amarantea genome includes the window CGGTGAACAACACATCGCGACCGTAGGGAATCATTTCCAATGGCCGAGCGTTGGTTGATCCGCTGATGTTTGTGACCAGTTGCGTGTTGGAGCGGTTACCGTCCGTCACGTGCAATTCTTTTTGCCCATCGGCGAGAGTGGCGACAAAGAACAATTGGTCGTCGGCGACGACTAGATCCGTAGGTGAACTACTACGTGTGCCGGACAAGTTTGCCAAAAGGTTCGTGTTGGAAGTCGAACCGCGGCTAAAGAACATCTCTCGTTCGCCGTTGGGAAGCGTAGCAACAAAGTAAACTCGGTTGCCAAACGCCGTTAGGTTCGTTGGATTGGAACTGGTCGAACCAGACAAGTTTCGCGCGAGCCGGGTACCCGATGCCGTTCCATCGGTGACGAACAATTCGCGTTCGCCCGACGGAATCGTGGCAGCAAAGAAGACGCGGTTTCCAACGCGAGTTAGCTCGGTTGGATTGCTGCTAACACCACCGGAAAGGTCGCGGACGATACGCGTGTCGGATCGACTACCGGATGTCACATGCAATTCACGTTGCCCGCTTGTTGTGGTGGCCGTGAAGTACAGTTCATTGTCCACCGCGACAAGGTCCGTCGGATTCGCACTGCGAGTGCCACCGAGGTTATCGACCAGTACGGTCGTTGACGACGTTCCGCGAGTTCGGAAGAGTTCACGTTGGCCATTGGGTAGTAGCGCCGTGAAATACAGGCGGTTTCCGACGGCGGTCAATTCCTGCGGATCACTGCTAAGCGATCCGCTAATGTTGCGGACCAGTGATGTTGTGGCGGGTGTTCCAAACGATTTGAACAGTTCACGTTCACCGGTGGGCATGGTTGCGGTGAAGAAGAGCTTATCTTCGACCCACGTAAAATCTCGAGGATGGGATGCAACACCGCCGGAAAGGTCTCGGAACAAGCCGGTGCCGCCTGCTGTTCCATCGGTGACATGCAATTCGCGTTGGCCAGAGGAAGTGATCGCGCTAAAGTAAATCTCAACTGGATCTAAAACCACGACGGGATCGGCGACGGTAATCCGGCTCGGCAAAATTCCCCTATTGTTGCCTTCGTCATACTCACTAACGAGCGACGTCGAGTCGATTCGCCATCCGATGTAGTATTCACCGGCTGGCAAGTCGGGAAAGCTTGCTACGTTAAGTGTTGCTTCAGATCCGGTGAAGGGATCCAACGATGCGAGTCGAACCGTGCCCAGTTCCGTATCGGCGGTCGTGATGGTGCTGTTGGTAGACGCGTAGAATGTCACGTCGAACACGCCCGTCGGTACGACACCATTGTTTCGCGAGTAGCTGGTCACGGACAAGGATTCGCCAGGCCGGACAAACGACGTGGAAATGGATGCCAACGACGTGTCAAAATAGTCGTCAAAGTCGACCAAGTCGGCTCGGTTATCCGATGGGTTTTCAACAACGTCGGTTGCGATCCAAGTATCGATCTGGTCGAACTTGTCATCGTTAAGCCGAGTTGCACCGTTGACGGTTGGGCCGCCCGTCGTATGAATCCCCACGATATAGCGTTCGTTCTGGGAGGAAACATAGCGGTACATGGGGCTGCCGGATTGCCCACCAAAGGTGTCCAGGCCATCGAGACCGCTGTAGAAAAACCGGAAGTCCGTTGCAGCATTGGTCGACCCAAATGCGCGATACATTTCGTCGGCGTTGGATGATAGGTCACCCGGATAACCCGCCGTGTTAAGGTTCGCGTTGACCAGTTGCGAAACCGTTCGGACTTGTCGGCCCATCCAACCTGTGTACACCCCGATATCGCGATCGAGCGTAATCAAAGCCCAGTCGTGATCAGAGTTTTGGTTGTTAGTCCAACCCGAATAGCTGCGAACGGTTTGCCAATCGACTTCGCCAAACGGTTTCGTGTCTTCGTCCTGAGCCGGGAAAATATCGAAGTCGCTAGCGAAGCCAACACCCGCTCGGTGGACACAGTGGCCTGCGGTTAAAACATGGTTGGCATCAACGATAGCGCCGGTGCAAATTCCGCCGCCTCCATCCGAGTAAGAACTTTCTATTCGAACGATGCTGGAAAAGGGAAAGTTGAGGGTGTTGTTCACTGGGATGCGATCGTCAGCCCCGTGAACGGTTTCGTTCGTCTGGTCAGGGAAAAAGCCGGGCGGAAACGAAAGTTCAATTCCTTCTCGCCCCGCAACAAAACGATCGGAGTCATCAAGAGATGATGATTCGACGGTAGCGTCCGACTCGATGTTCTCGTTCAGCGCGTCAGTTGACGGCAATTGATATCGGACTCCGCCGGTTGCCTTGGAATAGACAATTGTGGTGGCATCAGGCAACTCGCTTCGCTGGAGCGCCGATAGCGATTCAAAATCCAGCAGGTCCGCGGCTAACAGTTGTCTCGCTTCGAGCTGTTCAAACTTGCGGCGAGTTGATCGCGATGGGGCAGACCGCGATGGTCCATTGAACGTGGAACGTTTTTGCGCGGAGCTTACTCGTTTTGCATCGTGACGAAAAAACATGATCCCTCGACCTTGGACAGCGCATTTCGGAGCACGGTGTAGTGGCCAAAGGGAAAGAGCTAGTTGAATCTAAGCCCATGTTCCGTTGGGTGGGTAATTGCGTCCCCCGGCGATTGCTTTGTACCCCCCGCGAGTGGTGGCGTCAACTCAACGGCTGGAATCCGCGGATGTTTAACCGCCTGTTTGCGTTGAGCGGGACATGCGTTGTGCGGGACATGCGTTAGCCGCGTGACGCGCTGCCCACGGTTTGCGCTGATGGGGCAAAGACCGAGCGAGCGCAATTGCTAGCTAGCGAACGGCTACTTGGTCGGTGGAATCCAAGTGGCAGTGACCACATCGGGGAACGGATTGAGTGAATCGTTCTTCAGCCAATCAAACTCTGAAGGTTGATCGCTTAGCTGATCCATCGGTTCGACCTCGGGGGACAAGCTTGATAGCGGTTGGCCATTCGCGAGGACAGCTTGTTGAATCTCGTGCGCGATCAGTGCTAGACGTCGGTTGATGGATTCACAACCGGCGACTTCTGCTTGCACGCTAGCTTGTTGCACAAACGACCATGCACGCGTGGTATCGCCGCGACCGAACCATATCTTGGCAACTCGGGTCAACCGTAACGCGGCATCGCGAGGAAGCCCGGCCTGTTCGTAAGCGGCGGCGGCAAGTTCAAGCGTGTTGGGGATCTCTCGGTAGGTGCCGGCAAGTCGCAAGTGATCCGCCTCTTTATCGAAGTGCCAAGCGGCTTGCATGTATTCGCCCTTGGCTAGGTGAACCAGCGCTGAAACGCGTTGCAATTCGGCTTGCATATCTTCGCTGCAAACTTGACTCGCTAGCTCGCACGCACACGAGAGTTGTTCGTTGGCAAGTGGAATGTCGTAACGTTCGGCGGCAATTCGTGCGCGGGCTAGATGAATTTGAGCTTGGTAGGCGACGCGGCAGCTTTCCTCGGCTTCGTTTTCAGCAAAGCATGAACCGACGCAGGGAATCTTCGTTACGCAGGATTCGCGGCATGGGTCATTGCGACCGCACTGGCAAGCTTGTCCATCATCGGCGCAGGGTGGCTTGGCGCAGGCGGCACGATCGACCATCCGATCCGCATCGCTCAATCGCAGTTCGCTTTGGGCGATCTTGGCTTCCAACAACCAAGTGTTTGCCGTTGAGGCGTTCGCGCGGCATAGTTCGGCTCGTGATTCGATCAACCAATCCGTTGCGACTGCGTTCTCCGAAAGGCTCGTCAAACAGGCGGCTAAGTTGTACGCATGGGTCCCCGATTCAAAAGGATCGTCCATCGACCACGCTCTCGCGATCGCTTGACGATACTTTTTAACCGCTACGTTCAAATCGCCTTCGTCGTAAGCAGTGTTGCCATCTTCCGCTAAACGAACCAGTCGCGAATCCATTGCCTTTGCGGTTGCCTTCGTACTGCGGCATCCCAATGAGTTGGTCGCGATCAAAGCGCAACCCGCCATGACTAGTGTCGCTTTGATTGTTCGTGCGAACAAATCGACCATGCGCTGTGAGACGCTCGCCGAGTCGTGGGTGCACGTCGGTTGAAAGACGCGCTTAACGGCGATCATAGCCATCGCGTTCGCCAAAAAGATACTGAGCAGCAAGTTGATCAAAATCCGCTGCCTCCGCGAACACTTGACGGTGAGATTTGATCCGAAGGTGTATTTTGCTTGCTGTAGCGTCGCAGTAGCCAATGACTACGGATTTCCCCCACCAAGTCTTGAGTTTCGTTCACCGTGTCGTTGACTCGAGCGGTGGTTCCCGGCAACTCATCAGCTTCGCGTCGAACGATGCGCACGACCTCGCGAGTTTCGATGGCGAGCTTTTGCACTTGGTCGGCGGCTTTGCGGAGTTCGACGAGTGTGTTTCCGATGTCCGAGGCAACGAGATCAGAGTTTGCGTCCACGTTCTTGGCCGCGGCGCTGACGTCATCGGTGGACTCTTGCACTTGCACAAGTGTTTCTCGCATGTCCTTTTCGACGAGCGTTTGGATCTTATCCGTTAGCGTGGCGACCCGGTTCTGCAGATCCTCGGTTGCCGATCGGATCGTCTGCAGAGTGTCGAGTGCTTCCGGCCGAAGCACTTCATTGGTGGCAGAAAGTTCTTGGAACGTCGCTTCGCCCTGCGAAAACGCGGGATCGACGGTGTTGTCGAGGCTGCTTTGAAAACGATCCGACGCGTCGCGCACTCCGGATAGCGTGGGGTCGAGCTTTTGTTGGATCATTCGCACGGAATCGGCGACTGATTCGACCTCACGAGCCATTTGGTCGATTCGGTCAGCATCACTTTGAACGTGCAGCAACTGATTACCGGGCTGGAGCGGCTCGAGCGATCCAGCAGCTTTGCCTCGGCGAATCACCAAGATAGGTGTACCGAGTCCGTACTTGCGTTC containing:
- a CDS encoding MlaD family protein, producing MNEPYRLRYANQIVGLFLLVLLLFLVLIAGLFLRAGDLFVKQDKYWIEMAQDQVKDLHRGAEVQILGDRAGQVEDISYIDGSNMIRVELAIDPKMSPQISEDSIVTQERKYGLGTPILVIRRGKAAGSLEPLQPGNQLLHVQSDADRIDQMAREVESVADSVRMIQQKLDPTLSGVRDASDRFQSSLDNTVDPAFSQGEATFQELSATNEVLRPEALDTLQTIRSATEDLQNRVATLTDKIQTLVEKDMRETLVQVQESTDDVSAAAKNVDANSDLVASDIGNTLVELRKAADQVQKLAIETREVVRIVRREADELPGTTARVNDTVNETQDLVGEIRSHWLLRRYSKQNTPSDQISPSSVRGGSGF
- a CDS encoding dockerin type I domain-containing protein — protein: MFFRHDAKRVSSAQKRSTFNGPSRSAPSRSTRRKFEQLEARQLLAADLLDFESLSALQRSELPDATTIVYSKATGGVRYQLPSTDALNENIESDATVESSSLDDSDRFVAGREGIELSFPPGFFPDQTNETVHGADDRIPVNNTLNFPFSSIVRIESSYSDGGGGICTGAIVDANHVLTAGHCVHRAGVGFASDFDIFPAQDEDTKPFGEVDWQTVRSYSGWTNNQNSDHDWALITLDRDIGVYTGWMGRQVRTVSQLVNANLNTAGYPGDLSSNADEMYRAFGSTNAATDFRFFYSGLDGLDTFGGQSGSPMYRYVSSQNERYIVGIHTTGGPTVNGATRLNDDKFDQIDTWIATDVVENPSDNRADLVDFDDYFDTSLASISTSFVRPGESLSVTSYSRNNGVVPTGVFDVTFYASTNSTITTADTELGTVRLASLDPFTGSEATLNVASFPDLPAGEYYIGWRIDSTSLVSEYDEGNNRGILPSRITVADPVVVLDPVEIYFSAITSSGQRELHVTDGTAGGTGLFRDLSGGVASHPRDFTWVEDKLFFTATMPTGERELFKSFGTPATTSLVRNISGSLSSDPQELTAVGNRLYFTALLPNGQRELFRTRGTSSTTVLVDNLGGTRSANPTDLVAVDNELYFTATTTSGQRELHVTSGSRSDTRIVRDLSGGVSSNPTELTRVGNRVFFAATIPSGERELFVTDGTASGTRLARNLSGSTSSNPTNLTAFGNRVYFVATLPNGEREMFFSRGSTSNTNLLANLSGTRSSSPTDLVVADDQLFFVATLADGQKELHVTDGNRSNTQLVTNISGSTNARPLEMIPYGRDVLFTAQMSDGQRELYRSDGTAAGTRRLANVSGSTNSTPRDLVVADNRVFFSARREDIQRELFVYDLLADNLELVRDLSGSQSSNPIELISRQEPDGESLGESTEETSSSNPENTETSTSQSNALTDATDVNADGHISALDALQIVNRLNVSPRGTSVESESSENDDFEDDSEWVAVMDLSGDGRITALDALIVVNRLRVEAPSSPTTVNAIQAPNQSSESTQTDDDVEDPPVSLDSDSAERQQVASFQPASDTPGSPATSQETNSSTSSETSTLTLIDSVFDDWTFE